A single region of the Microbulbifer sp. MKSA007 genome encodes:
- a CDS encoding S9 family peptidase gives MNKTTATLLLTLGLVGCGETENNQVAENKTFFSEQASAPVAKKVPHKMVMHGHERIDNYYWMRDDERKAPDVIAHLEAENAYTDSVMHHTKELQELLFEEMTGRLEKDKSTVPVYYNGYWYYSRYLPEKEYAIHARRKGTQEADEEVMLDVNALAEGHGYFSVGRLAVSPSNQLVAYPEDSVGRRVYTIRFKNLKTGEMLPDKLENASPVAVWANDNQTVFYINKDHQTLLGYQVMRHKLGTPQSEDVVVYEEMDKAFYTWISKSRDGELIRIHHSSTTSSGQSILDANTPLADFAPLYPREQDHEYSALKLGNDFYIMTNWQAENFRLMKVAMEDAADKSNWQEVIPHSSEVLLEDFTLFDHHLAVIERKAGQTGLRLINLENNKDLQVGFNDPVYRLGLSSNPNLDSESVRVSYSSLTTPNSIYEAKLDSGDLELLKQDKVLGGFDPEHYQSEGILVAARDGVKVPVSLVYRKDKFKKDGSNPLLQYAYGSYGSTVDPWFRSSVVSLLDRGFVFAIAHIRGGQKLGRAWYEDGKMFNKKNTFTDFIDVTKALGKLKYGAPDKIFASGGSAGGLLMGAVVNMEPDLYRGVTAAVPFVDVVTTMLDESIPLTVNEYDEWGNPNNKDSYEYMLSYSPYDQVKAQDYPNMLVTTGLHDSQVQYFEPMKWVAKLRELKTDENQLLFNTNMEAGHGGSSGRFRRYKETALQYAFYLDLLGYKTGETDKKVK, from the coding sequence ATGAATAAAACCACAGCAACACTGTTGCTCACCCTTGGTTTAGTAGGGTGTGGCGAGACAGAAAATAACCAAGTAGCAGAGAACAAAACCTTTTTTAGCGAACAGGCTTCCGCTCCTGTAGCCAAGAAGGTGCCCCATAAAATGGTTATGCATGGCCATGAGCGCATCGATAATTACTACTGGATGCGCGACGATGAACGTAAGGCGCCAGATGTTATTGCTCATCTGGAAGCAGAAAATGCTTATACCGATTCGGTAATGCACCACACCAAAGAGTTACAGGAATTACTCTTTGAGGAAATGACTGGCCGTCTGGAGAAAGATAAATCAACGGTCCCCGTTTATTATAATGGTTATTGGTATTACAGCCGCTATCTTCCCGAGAAAGAATACGCGATCCACGCGCGACGTAAAGGTACCCAGGAAGCAGATGAAGAGGTTATGCTGGATGTGAATGCACTGGCTGAAGGCCACGGCTACTTTAGTGTAGGGCGCCTGGCCGTTTCTCCCAGTAATCAATTGGTAGCATATCCTGAAGATAGCGTTGGGCGCCGTGTTTACACGATTCGCTTCAAGAACTTAAAGACTGGTGAGATGCTGCCAGATAAATTGGAAAATGCTTCACCAGTTGCGGTTTGGGCAAACGATAACCAAACTGTCTTCTATATCAATAAAGACCATCAAACTCTGCTCGGCTATCAGGTAATGCGCCATAAGTTGGGCACGCCACAGAGTGAAGATGTTGTTGTTTACGAAGAGATGGATAAGGCTTTCTATACGTGGATTTCCAAATCCCGGGATGGAGAGCTGATACGCATTCACCACAGTTCTACAACTAGCAGTGGCCAGTCAATCCTGGACGCAAACACCCCTCTCGCTGATTTTGCTCCCTTATACCCCCGGGAACAGGACCATGAGTATTCAGCGCTAAAGTTAGGGAATGATTTTTATATCATGACTAACTGGCAAGCTGAAAACTTCCGCCTTATGAAGGTTGCCATGGAGGATGCTGCAGATAAATCTAATTGGCAGGAAGTCATACCTCATAGTAGTGAGGTTTTGTTGGAAGATTTCACTTTATTTGATCATCATCTGGCAGTAATAGAACGAAAAGCGGGGCAAACAGGTCTCCGACTCATTAATTTAGAGAATAATAAGGATCTTCAAGTCGGGTTTAATGATCCAGTATACAGGCTGGGCTTGAGTTCAAATCCAAACTTGGACTCAGAGAGTGTTCGAGTGTCTTATTCGAGTTTAACGACACCAAATAGTATCTATGAAGCCAAGCTGGATAGTGGCGATTTGGAATTGCTTAAGCAAGACAAAGTTCTTGGTGGTTTTGACCCAGAGCACTATCAGAGCGAGGGTATCCTGGTAGCGGCACGAGATGGTGTTAAGGTGCCGGTATCTTTGGTTTATCGTAAAGATAAGTTTAAGAAAGATGGCTCTAATCCATTACTGCAATATGCCTATGGCTCATACGGCAGCACCGTTGATCCCTGGTTCCGCTCTTCAGTGGTGTCCTTACTTGATCGAGGCTTTGTATTTGCTATTGCCCATATCCGTGGAGGCCAAAAACTGGGACGTGCTTGGTACGAAGATGGAAAGATGTTCAATAAAAAGAATACTTTCACTGATTTTATCGATGTTACCAAGGCGTTGGGGAAATTAAAATATGGGGCCCCTGATAAGATCTTTGCTTCAGGTGGTAGTGCCGGGGGGCTGTTGATGGGCGCGGTAGTCAATATGGAGCCGGATTTGTACAGGGGAGTTACTGCGGCGGTGCCATTTGTTGATGTGGTAACTACCATGCTTGATGAGTCAATTCCCCTGACTGTTAATGAGTATGACGAGTGGGGAAACCCTAATAATAAGGATAGTTATGAATATATGCTTTCCTATTCTCCCTATGACCAGGTGAAAGCTCAGGATTACCCCAATATGTTGGTAACCACTGGGCTACATGATTCCCAGGTGCAATACTTTGAGCCAATGAAATGGGTGGCAAAGTTACGTGAATTGAAGACCGATGAAAATCAGTTGTTATTCAATACCAATATGGAAGCAGGTCACGGTGGCTCTTCGGGTCGTTTCCGTCGCTATAAGGAGACCGCTTTACAGTATGCATTTTACCTCGATTTACTTGGGTACAAAACTGGAGAGACTGATAAGAAGGTTAAGTAA
- a CDS encoding SLC13 family permease codes for MSIARQRFIVLGPLFAVAFYFFLSALGMQYLPAVTAAITLLTVIWWITEALPIPATSLVPFVLLPLFGVADHREVAASLGSHVILLLMGAFILSKALEKSGAHERLALYMLRIVGVSSGRRLVLGFMLAAGFLSMWISNTATTLMMLPIALAILSKIDNERLSIALILGIAYAASLGGVGTPLGTPPNVIFMGIYEEVTGREFSFLGWMKIGVPVALVTLPIMALWLTRHVHLKNDIEPPQVGEWRQEEKRTLMVFGVAILLWVTRNAPFGGWSELIGIDAAGDGTVALAAVVAMFLVPNGKGGRLLDWQTAETIPWGMLLLFAGGIALAKGFSSSGLSDMLGNGLSFLTAMPLWLLLVILCLSVTFLTEITSNTATATLLMPILAVAATSAGFEPMVLMIPAAMSASCAFMLPVATAPNAIAYGTGKVRIQDMVREGAILSVTASLIIAGMSWLILAG; via the coding sequence ATGTCAATCGCGCGGCAGCGCTTTATAGTTTTGGGGCCTCTTTTTGCTGTGGCCTTCTATTTCTTTTTATCAGCGTTGGGGATGCAGTATCTACCGGCAGTAACTGCTGCAATTACCTTGTTAACTGTGATCTGGTGGATAACGGAAGCACTTCCAATCCCCGCAACGTCACTGGTGCCTTTTGTCCTCTTGCCTCTATTTGGAGTAGCGGATCATCGGGAGGTGGCAGCTTCCTTGGGAAGTCATGTCATTCTGTTGCTGATGGGGGCCTTTATTTTGTCCAAGGCCCTGGAGAAAAGTGGGGCCCACGAGCGCCTTGCCCTGTATATGTTGCGTATTGTGGGCGTCTCCAGCGGCCGCAGGCTGGTGCTCGGATTTATGCTGGCAGCAGGCTTCCTGAGCATGTGGATTTCCAACACTGCTACCACATTGATGATGCTGCCTATAGCCCTGGCAATTCTCAGTAAGATCGACAACGAGCGCTTAAGTATTGCCCTGATCCTGGGTATTGCCTATGCCGCAAGTCTGGGTGGGGTAGGTACTCCTCTGGGCACGCCGCCCAATGTTATTTTTATGGGAATATACGAGGAAGTAACCGGACGAGAGTTTAGCTTCCTGGGCTGGATGAAAATAGGAGTCCCAGTTGCTTTGGTGACGCTGCCTATAATGGCCCTCTGGCTGACCCGTCATGTGCATCTGAAAAATGATATTGAGCCCCCTCAAGTGGGAGAGTGGAGGCAAGAGGAAAAGCGAACTTTAATGGTTTTCGGTGTGGCAATTCTCCTATGGGTTACTCGCAATGCACCGTTTGGTGGTTGGAGCGAATTGATAGGTATTGATGCTGCCGGTGATGGAACCGTGGCTCTAGCAGCCGTTGTCGCTATGTTTCTAGTGCCCAACGGTAAGGGAGGGCGCTTGCTGGATTGGCAGACGGCAGAGACGATCCCCTGGGGAATGCTATTACTGTTTGCTGGTGGTATAGCGCTAGCAAAAGGTTTCTCCAGTTCCGGACTGAGCGATATGCTCGGCAACGGTCTTTCTTTCCTGACGGCGATGCCACTGTGGTTGTTGTTGGTAATTCTATGCCTTAGTGTGACCTTCTTGACAGAGATAACCAGCAATACAGCTACGGCAACCCTACTTATGCCAATTTTAGCTGTAGCCGCCACTTCAGCGGGTTTTGAGCCCATGGTGCTGATGATACCTGCGGCGATGAGTGCCAGTTGTGCATTTATGTTGCCTGTAGCTACAGCGCCTAATGCGATTGCGTATGGAACCGGTAAAGTACGTATACAGGATATGGTTCGAGAGGGCGCGATACTTAGTGTGACGGCATCGCTGATAATAGCGGGGATGAGCTGGTTGATCCTGGCTGGTTAG
- a CDS encoding SLATT domain-containing protein, with product MSNIPNTVEVLEKLRWNAHLCKHSHFRASMKGRNLHVLCGVPIVVVNLFLGSLFFSLINAELPDWTKWSGAALALLAALLGGVQTFFNFKKNYEGHRQVGNEYLAIARECERLIALYFDDILDLEHLSKKISELNTRYSEINQRAEEFIVSDKVYRQAVHIQNQKANREPSLVEQMRNRQATAQRVAEEALEIAESSH from the coding sequence ATGAGCAATATACCCAACACTGTGGAAGTCCTGGAGAAGCTCCGCTGGAATGCCCACCTGTGCAAACACAGCCACTTCCGAGCCTCCATGAAGGGGCGCAATTTGCATGTGCTTTGCGGGGTGCCCATCGTTGTCGTCAACCTGTTCCTCGGTTCGCTTTTCTTCTCCCTGATCAATGCAGAGCTGCCTGATTGGACCAAGTGGAGTGGTGCGGCGCTGGCCCTGCTGGCCGCGCTATTGGGCGGCGTGCAAACTTTCTTCAATTTTAAGAAAAACTATGAGGGACATCGGCAGGTAGGCAACGAGTACCTGGCAATCGCCAGGGAGTGCGAGCGGCTGATCGCCCTTTACTTCGACGATATCCTGGATCTTGAGCATCTATCCAAGAAGATCTCAGAACTGAATACACGCTACAGTGAAATCAACCAGCGAGCGGAAGAGTTTATTGTCTCAGATAAGGTATACAGGCAAGCGGTGCATATCCAGAATCAAAAGGCCAACCGGGAGCCCTCTCTGGTAGAGCAGATGCGTAATCGCCAGGCCACTGCGCAAAGAGTCGCCGAGGAGGCTCTCGAAATCGCAGAGAGCAGTCACTAA
- a CDS encoding TrmH family RNA methyltransferase, translated as MQTDHSSHQPSKNTYPLCYLATDIGTPSNVGGLFRIADALGVEKIYLTGESLVPPNSKIRKVSRSTEKYVPYEYHSSAVNIAQTLKNKGYRLICLEIASNSVELKDTPVSKGDKICLVLGSEKDGVTPELLELADAVVHIPMQGINSSMNVTSACAIATYALLEKI; from the coding sequence ATGCAGACAGATCACAGTAGTCATCAACCCAGTAAAAACACTTACCCATTATGCTATTTAGCCACCGATATCGGCACACCGAGCAATGTCGGCGGCCTATTTCGTATCGCCGATGCACTCGGCGTAGAGAAAATTTATTTAACCGGTGAAAGCCTGGTTCCACCTAATTCCAAAATTCGAAAAGTTTCCCGGTCTACAGAAAAGTACGTTCCCTACGAATATCACTCATCTGCAGTCAATATCGCGCAAACCTTAAAAAATAAGGGCTATCGATTAATTTGTCTGGAGATTGCCTCAAACAGCGTCGAACTCAAAGATACCCCCGTTTCCAAAGGGGATAAAATATGTTTGGTATTGGGCTCTGAAAAGGATGGAGTTACCCCTGAACTCCTTGAACTGGCAGATGCTGTGGTACACATACCTATGCAGGGTATCAATTCCTCAATGAATGTTACTTCCGCCTGCGCTATAGCGACCTATGCTTTGTTGGAAAAAATTTAA
- a CDS encoding DNA-3-methyladenine glycosylase I — protein MREFAAIEAPVIDRFGGLDGLQSKLVKPKPAQLLREIHDSQWLSSASRAVFQAGFSWKVVEKKWPDIEKIFYGFDVSFCRYLPEEALDDLMRQEGMIKHWTKTRSIQRNADFFWHLSNEHGSLGAYFSSWNTDNYIENLLYLRKGGDRLGGKTAQVFLRRMGVDTLVFASDTIRALIREGVVDKSPSSKKDWAALKAAIETWQSQSNRSLNEISQILSLSVG, from the coding sequence ATGCGTGAGTTCGCCGCCATTGAGGCACCTGTGATTGATCGATTTGGAGGGTTAGATGGACTTCAGTCGAAGCTGGTGAAGCCAAAGCCTGCGCAGCTCTTGAGAGAGATACATGACAGTCAGTGGTTGTCATCGGCATCCCGGGCTGTTTTTCAAGCCGGTTTTAGTTGGAAGGTTGTTGAAAAAAAGTGGCCGGATATAGAGAAGATCTTTTACGGCTTTGATGTTTCGTTCTGTCGTTACTTACCGGAAGAGGCGTTAGATGACCTAATGCGGCAGGAAGGTATGATCAAGCACTGGACTAAAACTCGCTCCATTCAGAGAAATGCAGACTTCTTTTGGCATTTATCTAATGAGCATGGAAGTTTGGGAGCGTATTTCTCTAGCTGGAATACAGACAACTATATTGAGAATCTTCTGTACTTGCGTAAAGGTGGTGATCGACTCGGCGGTAAGACTGCCCAAGTATTTCTAAGACGAATGGGAGTTGATACTTTGGTTTTTGCAAGTGATACCATTCGAGCCTTAATCCGAGAAGGGGTTGTCGACAAGTCTCCCTCCTCCAAGAAAGACTGGGCTGCACTAAAAGCAGCCATCGAAACTTGGCAGTCTCAGTCAAATCGTAGTTTGAATGAGATTAGCCAGATATTATCACTTTCGGTAGGTTAA